The following are from one region of the Streptomyces rubrogriseus genome:
- a CDS encoding DUF1015 domain-containing protein, producing the protein MNSAGHPEATARRGLELTPFRGLRYDPDRVGSLAAVTSPPYDVVVRPDGLLHLESADPYNIVRLILPQAATPEARNEQAARTLRRWTAEGILTTDPEPGLYVYEQRDREGMLQRGIIGALRVSDPSEQVVLPHEDVMPHVVADRAALMRATRANLEPLLLTYRGDDETSATTALVERTAEQQPLLSTTTEDGFCHRLWSVTDPDTVARVRTELSRHQALIADGHHRWATYRTLRAEHPSPSPWDHGLVLLVDTARYPLRVRAIHRLLHGVPVHEAVAALDGHFRVRRLDTPLDASLETLAKATDVGNAFLLAGDGAFHLVDLPDPGLLARTVPTDRPEAWRTLDATVLHATLLAHVWHVPDDSASHISYIHDTAATVEKAERDGGTAVLMHPVREEVVRELARQGVTMPRKSTSFGPKPASGLVLRPLDA; encoded by the coding sequence ATGAACTCTGCAGGTCACCCGGAAGCAACGGCGCGCCGGGGCCTGGAACTCACCCCGTTCCGAGGCCTCCGCTACGACCCCGACCGGGTCGGCAGCCTGGCCGCCGTGACCTCCCCGCCCTACGACGTCGTGGTCCGCCCCGACGGCCTGCTACACCTCGAGTCGGCCGACCCGTACAACATCGTCCGCCTGATCCTGCCCCAGGCCGCCACACCCGAGGCGCGCAACGAGCAGGCCGCCCGCACCCTGCGGCGCTGGACGGCGGAGGGCATCCTGACCACCGACCCCGAACCGGGTCTGTACGTCTACGAACAGCGCGACCGCGAGGGCATGCTGCAGCGCGGCATCATCGGCGCCCTGCGCGTGTCGGACCCGTCCGAGCAGGTGGTCCTGCCGCACGAGGACGTCATGCCGCACGTAGTCGCCGACCGCGCGGCACTCATGCGGGCCACCCGGGCGAACCTCGAGCCGCTGCTCCTGACCTACCGCGGCGACGACGAGACGTCGGCCACCACCGCCCTCGTGGAACGCACGGCCGAGCAGCAGCCGCTCCTCTCCACGACCACGGAGGACGGCTTCTGCCATCGCCTGTGGTCGGTCACCGACCCGGACACCGTGGCCCGCGTCCGGACGGAGCTGTCCCGGCACCAGGCCCTCATCGCCGACGGCCACCACCGCTGGGCCACCTACCGCACCCTGCGTGCGGAACATCCTTCGCCCAGCCCGTGGGACCACGGCCTGGTCCTCCTGGTCGACACGGCCCGCTACCCGCTCCGCGTCCGCGCCATCCACCGGCTCCTGCACGGCGTCCCGGTGCACGAAGCCGTGGCCGCGCTGGACGGACACTTCCGCGTCCGCCGCCTGGACACGCCGCTGGACGCGTCTCTGGAAACCCTGGCGAAGGCCACCGACGTGGGCAACGCCTTCCTCCTCGCCGGCGACGGCGCCTTCCACCTCGTCGACCTGCCGGATCCCGGCCTGCTGGCCCGCACGGTCCCCACCGACCGGCCCGAGGCCTGGCGCACCCTGGACGCCACCGTCCTGCACGCCACGCTCCTCGCCCACGTCTGGCACGTTCCGGACGACTCGGCGTCCCACATCTCCTACATCCACGACACGGCGGCCACCGTCGAGAAGGCCGAGCGCGACGGCGGTACGGCGGTGCTGATGCACCCGGTCCGCGAGGAGGTCGTCCGCGAACTGGCCCGACAGGGCGTCACGATGCCCCGCAAGTCGACCTCCTTCGGCCCGAAACCGGCCTCGGGCCTGGTACTGCGCCCACTCGACGCCTGA
- a CDS encoding tetratricopeptide repeat protein yields MPIPEEVTGDEIDKDVRQELQSLPKTLAEDVARNLVMVARLLDEDPEAAYGYSRVALRLASRVAAVREAAGFAAYANQKYAEALAEFRAARRMTGSVELWPVMADCERGLGRPEKALDMAGAPEVHKLDKAGQVEMRLVAAGARRDMGQLDAAIVTLQSPELASNSVQPWTARLRYAYADALLAAGREQEAREWFAKAVESDRDGSTDASDRLAELDGVEFMDALDEGESESDDQRPSAEDGDGDKD; encoded by the coding sequence CTGCCGATCCCCGAGGAGGTCACGGGCGACGAGATCGACAAGGACGTGCGGCAGGAGCTGCAGAGCCTGCCCAAGACGCTCGCGGAGGATGTCGCCCGGAACCTGGTGATGGTCGCGCGGCTGCTCGACGAGGACCCGGAGGCCGCGTACGGCTACTCCAGGGTCGCCCTGCGCCTGGCGTCCCGCGTCGCCGCCGTACGGGAGGCGGCCGGGTTCGCCGCGTACGCCAACCAGAAGTACGCCGAGGCGCTGGCGGAGTTCCGGGCCGCTCGGCGCATGACCGGTTCCGTCGAGCTGTGGCCGGTGATGGCCGACTGCGAGCGCGGGCTCGGCCGTCCGGAGAAGGCGCTGGACATGGCCGGTGCCCCCGAGGTGCACAAGCTGGACAAGGCCGGTCAGGTCGAGATGCGCCTGGTGGCGGCCGGTGCCCGGCGTGACATGGGGCAGCTGGACGCGGCCATCGTGACGCTGCAGAGCCCCGAGCTCGCCTCGAACTCCGTACAGCCGTGGACCGCGCGGCTGCGGTACGCCTACGCCGACGCGCTGCTGGCCGCCGGCCGGGAGCAGGAGGCGCGGGAGTGGTTCGCGAAGGCCGTGGAGTCGGACCGGGACGGCAGCACGGACGCGTCCGACCGGCTCGCCGAGCTGGACGGCGTGGAGTTCATGGACGCCCTGGACGAGGGTGAGTCCGAGAGCGATGACCAGAGGCCTTCCGCCGAGGACGGCGACGGCGACAAGGATTGA